One part of the Arthrobacter sp. EM1 genome encodes these proteins:
- a CDS encoding Pr6Pr family membrane protein, with product MTIPNRGLAIFRYWFAAIGLLAVAFQLAHLLTSVPGASTVNYFSYFTIESNVIAFVTLAVAGTFAWRGENPRWLDLLRGAATIYMTITGIVYNLLLSNVDVNTPIPWINVVLHFTIPTIMVIDWLVDLPKTRIPLRTSLIWLGFPLLYLVYSLIRGPIAGWYPYPFLDPRISGYGAVAATSLAIAIGAFVFAAIAALSTRLHLSTSAPEPAVRQGSETAG from the coding sequence ATGACGATCCCCAACCGCGGACTTGCGATCTTCAGGTACTGGTTCGCTGCCATAGGACTGCTGGCCGTCGCGTTTCAGCTCGCGCATCTGCTCACCAGCGTGCCCGGAGCATCGACGGTGAATTACTTCAGCTACTTCACCATCGAATCAAACGTCATCGCTTTTGTGACCCTGGCAGTAGCAGGCACCTTCGCGTGGCGGGGAGAAAACCCGCGGTGGCTTGATTTGCTGCGGGGCGCGGCGACCATCTACATGACCATCACCGGAATTGTGTACAACCTGCTGCTGAGCAACGTGGACGTTAACACGCCAATCCCCTGGATCAATGTGGTCCTGCACTTTACGATCCCCACGATTATGGTGATCGACTGGCTCGTTGACTTGCCCAAGACCAGAATCCCGTTGCGGACGTCCCTGATCTGGCTTGGGTTTCCGCTCCTCTATCTCGTCTACAGCCTGATCAGGGGCCCGATCGCCGGGTGGTACCCCTATCCGTTCCTCGACCCGCGGATCAGCGGCTATGGAGCTGTGGCCGCAACGTCCCTGGCCATCGCCATCGGCGCCTTTGTTTTCGCGGCGATCGCAGCGCTCTCCACCCGGCTGCACCTGTCCACCAGCGCGCCTGAACCCGCGGTTCGCCAGGGCAGCGAAACCGCCGGCTGA
- a CDS encoding acetyl-CoA C-acyltransferase: MPEAFLVGGVRTPVGRHGGALATVRPDDLAALVLQAVVARAGVDPASIDEVILGCANQAGEDNRNVARMAVLLAGLPEAVPAVTVNRLCASGLTAVSMAAQAVRNGDAELVVAGGVESMTRAPWVLAKPEKPYAKPGELADTSIGARFVNPRMESNARFSMPETAEEVAGREGISRADADSFALRSHELALAAIDAGRFRDEIVPVPVTGRRGEVSLVDTDEGPRRGSTAESLAGLRPLVKPGGIVTAGNSSSLNDGASAVVVASGEAVARYGLTPRARIVTSQAAGVAPDVMGIGPVPATRKALAKAGWSLDDVGAVELNEAFAAQSLACMRLLGMDAGTVNNDGGAIALGHPLGSSGSRIVVTLLGRMERENAGRGLATMCVGLGQGVAMLLERV, from the coding sequence ATGCCCGAGGCATTCCTGGTCGGCGGCGTCCGCACGCCGGTGGGCCGCCACGGCGGCGCACTCGCGACGGTCCGGCCCGATGACCTGGCCGCGCTCGTGCTGCAGGCCGTCGTGGCTCGCGCCGGCGTCGACCCGGCCAGCATCGACGAGGTCATCCTGGGCTGCGCCAACCAGGCGGGGGAGGACAACCGGAACGTCGCCCGGATGGCAGTGCTGCTGGCCGGCTTGCCCGAGGCCGTCCCCGCTGTAACGGTCAACCGGCTGTGCGCCTCCGGCCTGACCGCCGTCAGCATGGCGGCGCAGGCGGTCCGCAACGGCGACGCCGAGCTGGTGGTGGCCGGCGGCGTCGAGTCCATGACCCGGGCACCTTGGGTGCTGGCCAAGCCGGAGAAACCCTACGCGAAACCTGGGGAGCTGGCGGACACTTCGATCGGTGCCCGGTTCGTCAACCCGCGGATGGAATCCAACGCCCGGTTCTCGATGCCCGAAACCGCCGAAGAAGTGGCCGGCCGAGAAGGGATCTCCCGCGCCGACGCGGACAGCTTCGCGCTGCGCTCGCACGAACTGGCGTTGGCGGCGATCGACGCCGGACGCTTCAGGGACGAAATCGTCCCCGTCCCGGTCACCGGCCGGCGCGGTGAAGTATCGCTTGTGGACACCGACGAAGGGCCGCGGCGCGGGTCCACCGCCGAGTCCCTGGCCGGGCTCCGGCCACTCGTCAAGCCCGGCGGAATCGTCACCGCGGGCAACTCCAGTTCCCTCAACGACGGCGCCTCCGCAGTGGTGGTCGCCAGCGGTGAGGCCGTGGCGCGCTATGGCCTGACGCCGCGGGCGCGCATCGTCACCAGCCAGGCCGCCGGCGTCGCCCCGGACGTGATGGGGATCGGCCCGGTCCCAGCGACCCGGAAGGCGCTGGCCAAGGCGGGCTGGAGCCTGGACGACGTCGGCGCCGTCGAGCTCAACGAGGCCTTCGCGGCGCAGTCGCTGGCCTGCATGCGGCTGCTCGGCATGGATGCCGGCACCGTCAACAACGACGGCGGCGCAATCGCCCTCGGGCATCCGCTGGGCTCCTCCGGATCAAGAATTGTCGTCACGCTGCTGGGCCGGATGGAACGCGAAAACGCCGGCCGCGGCCTGGCCACAATGTGCGTCGGGCTGGGCCAGGGCGTCGCCATGCTGCTGGAAAGGGTTTAG
- a CDS encoding MFS transporter — protein MVTENLKLTHAEAGAQGTALHPGVTPAELRRTSISSWLGSALEYMDFTLYTLAAALVFGPLFFPNVDPAMALLASFAAYGSGFLVRPLGGIYFGYLGDKYGRKWILVITVGMMGIATLGMGLLPTFAQVGVIAPILLVLLRLIQGFGAGAELSGASLLLVESAPAGKRGFYGAVVALGTATGVLLASGLWLLLSQMPKQEFLAWGWRIPFLLSVVTTLVALYLRRSVSESPVFEELKARRAAARVEARQQSVWRDAADAKKSFLVSLGIKLGENGSVYLVKGFLIGWTVSVVKMDANLVTTGVTLGSILGVATVLLTGKLTDRFGRRRVWLWLSGFQFAFTIPAMLLIETRNPLLVALVFVIFIGGPLPNMYGVESTWLVEMFGSKHRFTFMTTVKEIGAVLSGGLGPVLAAAVVAATGPGWVPIAAILMSYAAIGWAAGFIAPETRDRDLNAEADAC, from the coding sequence GTGGTTACTGAAAACCTGAAACTGACACACGCCGAGGCGGGCGCGCAGGGCACGGCGCTGCATCCTGGGGTGACGCCGGCTGAATTGCGCCGCACCTCGATCTCATCCTGGCTGGGCTCTGCGTTGGAGTACATGGACTTCACGCTTTACACCCTGGCCGCGGCGCTGGTCTTCGGGCCGCTGTTCTTTCCCAATGTCGACCCGGCAATGGCGCTGCTGGCCAGCTTCGCCGCCTACGGCTCCGGGTTCCTCGTCCGGCCGCTGGGCGGAATCTACTTCGGCTATCTCGGGGACAAATACGGCCGCAAGTGGATCTTGGTGATCACTGTCGGGATGATGGGGATCGCCACCCTGGGGATGGGCCTGTTGCCGACCTTCGCCCAGGTGGGCGTTATCGCGCCCATCCTCCTGGTGCTCCTGCGGCTCATCCAGGGCTTCGGTGCCGGCGCTGAACTGTCCGGGGCCTCGCTGCTGCTGGTGGAATCCGCGCCCGCTGGCAAACGCGGTTTCTATGGTGCGGTGGTGGCGTTGGGGACCGCGACCGGTGTGCTTCTGGCCAGCGGACTGTGGCTGTTGCTATCGCAGATGCCGAAGCAGGAATTCCTCGCCTGGGGGTGGCGTATTCCCTTCCTGCTGAGCGTCGTGACCACCCTGGTGGCGCTGTACCTGCGGCGCAGCGTCAGCGAATCTCCGGTCTTCGAGGAGCTCAAGGCGCGGCGTGCTGCGGCGCGCGTCGAGGCCAGGCAGCAAAGCGTCTGGCGTGACGCGGCGGACGCCAAAAAATCATTCCTCGTCTCACTGGGCATCAAGCTCGGTGAGAACGGTTCGGTCTACCTCGTCAAGGGATTCCTGATCGGCTGGACCGTGTCCGTGGTGAAAATGGACGCCAACCTCGTCACGACCGGCGTGACGCTCGGCTCGATCCTGGGCGTCGCCACAGTTCTGCTGACGGGCAAGCTCACCGACCGGTTCGGCCGGCGCCGGGTCTGGCTGTGGCTCTCCGGCTTCCAGTTCGCCTTCACCATCCCTGCGATGCTGCTGATTGAAACCCGGAACCCGCTGCTGGTGGCCCTCGTCTTCGTCATTTTCATCGGCGGTCCGCTGCCCAACATGTACGGCGTGGAATCAACCTGGTTGGTGGAGATGTTCGGGTCCAAGCACCGCTTTACCTTTATGACGACGGTCAAGGAGATCGGCGCGGTGCTTTCCGGCGGCCTGGGGCCCGTCCTGGCCGCCGCCGTCGTCGCGGCGACGGGTCCGGGCTGGGTGCCGATCGCCGCTATCCTGATGAGCTATGCCGCGATCGGCTGGGCGGCCGGGTTCATCGCTCCCGAAACCAGGGACCGGGATCTCAACGCGGAGGCCGACGCCTGCTGA
- a CDS encoding GntP family permease, producing MTIEGWTQTLGAGPLLLIAAAAIAVLLFLIIKLRVHALLALILISLATAFATGIPADKVVTVLVSGFGTTLGAVALLVGLGAMLGRIVETSGGAKALADHLINLFGEKRAPFALGLASLIFGFPIFFDAGLVVMLPVVFAVAHRLGGGVLRYGLPAAGAFSVTHIFLPPHPGPVAAATFFDANIGLVLIVGLIAAIPTWYVTAYLFGLWTGKRLVLPVPTLLGQADAAAEANPPKFSTVVGVLLLPLVLIFLNTGLSTLSSAGVLPASAKSEAWYQVLRTLGETPVALLISVLVAAFVLGRSRGLHGSTLEKLFESALGPVCSVILITGAGGMFGGVLRTSGIGKALADVLGDVGIPLILAGFLIAAILRIAQGSATVALTTTAGLIAPAVAAAGMNGMQLAALVIAVAAGSVVVSHVNDSGFWLVGRFFGMDVKTTLKTWTVMETLIGVMGFGIAAAVFGLAGLAS from the coding sequence ACCATCGAAGGATGGACTCAAACCCTCGGCGCAGGTCCCCTGCTGCTGATCGCCGCCGCGGCCATCGCCGTGCTGCTGTTCCTCATCATCAAGCTGCGCGTCCATGCGCTGCTTGCCCTGATCCTGATCAGCCTGGCCACCGCGTTCGCCACCGGAATTCCGGCGGACAAGGTCGTGACCGTCCTGGTCAGCGGTTTCGGCACAACACTTGGCGCGGTCGCGCTGCTGGTCGGCCTCGGTGCGATGCTAGGCCGCATTGTGGAGACCAGCGGCGGGGCCAAGGCCCTGGCTGACCACCTCATCAACCTGTTCGGCGAAAAGCGTGCGCCTTTCGCCCTGGGCCTCGCCTCGCTGATCTTCGGTTTCCCAATCTTCTTCGACGCCGGCCTCGTTGTGATGCTCCCGGTGGTCTTCGCTGTCGCGCACCGTCTCGGCGGCGGCGTACTGCGCTACGGGCTTCCCGCAGCCGGCGCCTTCTCGGTGACCCACATCTTCCTGCCCCCGCACCCGGGTCCGGTCGCAGCCGCAACGTTCTTCGATGCCAACATCGGCCTGGTCCTTATTGTCGGCCTGATCGCTGCCATCCCCACCTGGTACGTCACGGCATATCTGTTCGGCCTGTGGACCGGTAAGCGCCTGGTCCTGCCTGTCCCCACCCTGCTGGGCCAGGCCGACGCCGCAGCTGAAGCCAACCCGCCTAAGTTCAGCACCGTCGTCGGGGTCCTGCTGCTACCGCTGGTCCTGATCTTCCTCAACACCGGGCTGAGCACACTCTCCTCCGCCGGCGTGCTGCCGGCCTCGGCCAAGTCCGAGGCTTGGTACCAGGTCCTGCGGACCCTTGGTGAAACCCCGGTAGCCCTGCTGATCTCTGTCCTCGTGGCGGCTTTTGTCCTGGGCCGCAGCCGCGGCCTGCACGGCAGCACCTTGGAAAAGCTGTTCGAGTCGGCGCTGGGCCCGGTCTGCTCCGTTATCCTCATCACCGGCGCCGGCGGTATGTTCGGCGGTGTCCTGCGCACGTCGGGCATCGGCAAGGCTCTCGCTGATGTCCTCGGCGACGTTGGTATTCCGCTGATCCTCGCCGGCTTCCTCATCGCGGCCATCCTGCGCATCGCTCAAGGCTCCGCCACGGTGGCGCTGACCACCACAGCGGGACTGATCGCACCGGCCGTTGCCGCCGCCGGCATGAACGGCATGCAGCTGGCAGCCCTCGTGATCGCGGTCGCCGCCGGCTCCGTGGTTGTATCCCACGTCAACGACTCCGGCTTCTGGCTGGTTGGCCGCTTCTTCGGAATGGACGTCAAGACCACGCTGAAGACCTGGACCGTGATGGAAACACTCATCGGTGTGATGGGCTTCGGGATCGCTGCGGCCGTCTTTGGCCTCGCCGGCCTCGCCAGCTAG
- a CDS encoding MaoC family dehydratase → MRLFEDAAELASMTGQEIGVSAWHTLEQSQIQAFADATLDQQWIHTDPERAAAGPFGATLAHGYLSLSMLPYLAGQVYRVQGAAMIINYGLNKVRFPAPALVNSRIRDRLTLASVTNTANGRQLQFRHLIELEGSEKPACIAETVSLLRS, encoded by the coding sequence ATGAGGCTGTTCGAGGACGCCGCCGAGCTGGCAAGCATGACTGGACAGGAAATCGGGGTGAGCGCCTGGCACACCCTGGAGCAGTCCCAGATCCAGGCATTTGCCGATGCGACCCTGGACCAGCAGTGGATCCACACCGATCCGGAGCGGGCCGCTGCCGGACCGTTCGGCGCCACGCTCGCCCACGGGTATCTCAGCCTCTCGATGCTGCCGTACCTTGCCGGTCAGGTCTACCGGGTCCAGGGCGCGGCGATGATCATCAACTACGGCCTGAACAAGGTCAGGTTCCCGGCGCCCGCCCTGGTGAACTCGCGAATCAGGGACCGGCTGACGCTGGCTTCGGTGACCAACACGGCCAACGGCCGGCAATTGCAGTTCCGGCACCTGATCGAGCTGGAAGGTTCCGAAAAGCCTGCCTGCATCGCGGAAACCGTGTCCCTGCTCCGGAGCTGA